The genomic interval CCATCTGCACGTTTAGCACCTAAACGTTTTGAAATGGAGTCACGTCCGTTTTTAGTAGAACCTACCCCTTTTTTCGATGCAAAAAACTGAAGATCTAATCTTAACATTTCGTTCCACCTCCTATTTAATTATAAGTGATAGTTACGTATTTTCCATAATCTCTTTCAATTGTTTCTAAAGAAACAATCATTCCTTTTAAAAGAAGTTGAATTTTCTCACTTGTTTCTTCCGGAATATTATCTGGAATAGTACAAGAAATAAATCCTCCATCTTTTCCTTGCTTAATAATAGGAGTAATGCCAGTAAGGGAAATAACGGCATTAATGCTTCCAAATGAAACAGCCGATACTCCAGCACATACTATATCATTCCCACTATTGGCAAATAGGGCATGACCACTTATTGTAAACGAATGAATGAGACCATTGCTTGTTTTGTCAATCGTTACTTCGATCATACAAATCCAACCTTAAGCGTTGATTTTTTCGATAACAACTTTAGTGTAAGGTTGACGATGACCTTGCTTTTTATGATAATTTTTCTTCGCTTTGTATTTGAAAACGATGATTTTCTTTTGACGGCCTTGTTTTTCAACTTTAGCTGTAACAGTAGCTCCTTCAACAACTGGGCTTCCTACTTTTACATTTTCTCCGCCAACGAAAAGAACTTTATCAAAAGTAACAGTGTCACCAGCTTCACCGTTTAATTTCTCGATGTAGATAGCTTGACCTTCTTCAACTTTGATTTGTTTTCCGCCTGTTTCAATAATTGCGTACATTAAACTGCACCTCCTTAATAGACTAAGACTCGCCAATGACAGGCGTTTTACTAGAAGCAAAAGCTTAATTACCTGTTATGTGCGGTTGTAGAGCACGGGTGCTACAAACAACATTAAAATACTAACATGTTTAAAAGATACTGTCAATCAAATTCTCTATATACGTAATGCGTAATCATTTAATCTTGCGTATAAAGTAGTCTGGCTTTGGAAATTCAGCTACTTCTATCTTAATGGCAAAGCCTAATACTTCTTCTAAACGTTTTTTATGAATATTTCCTTCGCCAATAAATAGCTTATTAACCTCTTCCGTTGCTTGTATCTCCACAAGAATAATATCCCTATTTCTATATTCCCAGAGCTCCCTTTCTAATTGAAAGGCGATACTCTCCGCACTCTTTACAACCCCTGTACCTTCACAAATCAAGCACTTACTATGAATCGTTTCAGATAAAGATTTCATCGTTTTTTTTCGAGTTAATTGCAATATACCTAACGATGTAAACCCAACTACTTTAGTTTGTCTATTATCTGACTTAAGTTCCTTAGCGATAACATCCATCACTTGCTTCTCTTCGGCTTCTTTCATATCAATAAAATCAATTAATATAATCCCAGAAAGATCTCTTAGCTTAATTTGTCTTGCAGCTTCTTTTGCTGCAAGAATATTTGTCTGAAAGACTGTTTGCTCGAGCTGATGCTTCCCTTCATATTTGCCTGTATTTACGTCAATAATTGTCGCCGCTTCCGCTTGATCAATAATCAAATAAGCACCGTTATTTAGCCAAACAATTCTTTTTAATACTTTTTCTATTTCTGTTTCTAAATGATATTGAGAAAAAAGGTTTTCATTTCCTTGATGAAAAGAAACCGTTAAATGCGGGAACAGCGCTTGCCAGTGCTTCTGCTCCTCTAACCTATCAACAATTACTTCTCCCTCTTTCATTTGTTTAAAAAGATAAAATAACTGTTTGTTAAACTCATTATTCTCCTGTACAAGCATAACTTTCTTTTGCATTGCCTTCTTTTCCAACTCTTTGTATTGCTGACGTAATGTTTCTAGCTCCTCTAGTAAATCTGCTTCAGAAGCATTTGCAGCTGAAGTACGAAAAATCAAACCTTCCATCTCTGACTTTATACGCTCCCCAAAGCTTCTTAAGCTTTTTTGAGCAGTATTAGATTGAATTTTTTTTGATACTGCTACATATCTGCCATAAGGCATATATACCAAATGTTCCCCTGACATCTCGATAATGCCTGATATTTTTGCACCTTTTGGTCCGGCTGCATCTTTTATAACTTGAACAAGTACCCGTTCTCCTTGGTTTATGTACGAGGATACACTTTTCTTTTTTTTCTCTTCTAACGCCCCCTCGTCCCGAACAAAGGAAATCATTTTTTCTCTAGGTAAATACGCGCCCTTCCCTTCACCGATATCCACAAAGGCAGCATTCATCCCTGGAATAACTTTTGTCACTTGTCCTAAATAAACATTCCCAACAGTCGTTTTATATTGTGGCTGTTGGACATAGATTTTTTCTACCTTTCCATCTATTAGATAAACAAATCTATTTTCTCTTGTTTTCATGTTCACAATTACTTGATTCAAAATCATACATCCTTTTTATCTTTATCTTATTATTTTAGCTTAGATGAAATGTATTAGTAAACTTAAGGATATATTTATTAAAGCTAACTTCAAATAGTGGATATTAAAACCCTAATCTAGTATTAACAAAATAAGTTAATACACATAGCAGATAAACGTAAACAATCTATATGTATACCTATAAAACAACCAATACATCCTTTATCTTCGCAGACACATTTTTTTCTTTAAAATAGACATGTAATAGCTCATTTTCATCAAGAATAGCACTCTCTTTCCCTCTAGTTTTTACGATAATGGGGTGCTTACACCCTCGATGAAATCGTTCTAAGACATCCAATATATGATCCTCTTCTTCCACTTCTAAAGGGAGTAATTTTCGGAAATCATTTG from Niallia sp. FSL W8-0635 carries:
- a CDS encoding Rne/Rng family ribonuclease, with product MNQVIVNMKTRENRFVYLIDGKVEKIYVQQPQYKTTVGNVYLGQVTKVIPGMNAAFVDIGEGKGAYLPREKMISFVRDEGALEEKKKKSVSSYINQGERVLVQVIKDAAGPKGAKISGIIEMSGEHLVYMPYGRYVAVSKKIQSNTAQKSLRSFGERIKSEMEGLIFRTSAANASEADLLEELETLRQQYKELEKKAMQKKVMLVQENNEFNKQLFYLFKQMKEGEVIVDRLEEQKHWQALFPHLTVSFHQGNENLFSQYHLETEIEKVLKRIVWLNNGAYLIIDQAEAATIIDVNTGKYEGKHQLEQTVFQTNILAAKEAARQIKLRDLSGIILIDFIDMKEAEEKQVMDVIAKELKSDNRQTKVVGFTSLGILQLTRKKTMKSLSETIHSKCLICEGTGVVKSAESIAFQLERELWEYRNRDIILVEIQATEEVNKLFIGEGNIHKKRLEEVLGFAIKIEVAEFPKPDYFIRKIK
- a CDS encoding ribosomal-processing cysteine protease Prp; this translates as MIEVTIDKTSNGLIHSFTISGHALFANSGNDIVCAGVSAVSFGSINAVISLTGITPIIKQGKDGGFISCTIPDNIPEETSEKIQLLLKGMIVSLETIERDYGKYVTITYN
- the rplU gene encoding 50S ribosomal protein L21 translates to MYAIIETGGKQIKVEEGQAIYIEKLNGEAGDTVTFDKVLFVGGENVKVGSPVVEGATVTAKVEKQGRQKKIIVFKYKAKKNYHKKQGHRQPYTKVVIEKINA